Proteins co-encoded in one Perca flavescens isolate YP-PL-M2 chromosome 11, PFLA_1.0, whole genome shotgun sequence genomic window:
- the c11h2orf49 gene encoding ashwin, with product MATSTGQDGKTVCTSDVDLLLHPELLSQEFMQLILSGKHVSTRDCESRDQLTELYLRHVIPRPQRALPDSRWGKRMEKTRARQTAAGHSSTNDHNRKRPLIVFDGSASHSGPLKVKKPEGTTVSAGITDRLKPPPAASLFNPIRRLSGNTSSSSIHCSTDTANLKREANSSGEIKSPEVKKKIQHVTWP from the exons GCGACTTCCACGGGGCAAGATGGAAAGACTGTCTGTACCTCGGATGTGGATCTATTACTGCACCCTGAGCTGTTGTCTCAAGAGTTTATGCAGCTGATATTAAGTGGG AAACATGTCAGTACAAGGGACTGTGAGAGTCGGGACCAGCTCACAGAGCTTTACCTCCGGCATGTCATCCCGCGGCCGCAGAGGGCTTTACCCGACAGCCGCTGGGGCAAGAGGATGGAGAAGACCCGAGCGAGACAGACCGCGGCCGGTCACAG TTCCACTAACGACCACAATAGGAAAAGGCCTCTGATTGTGTTTGATGGCAGTGCCTCTCACTCTGGCCCACTAAAAGTAAAGAAACCAGAGGGAACTACTGTGTCAGCAGGAATCACTGACCGGTTAAAACCTCCTCCTGCTGCAAGCCTGTTCAACCCCATCCGCAGGCTATCTGGAAACACATCTTCCTCATCCATTCATTGCAGCACTGACACAGCGAACCTCAAACGAGAAGCAAACAGCTCG GGTGAAATTAAGTCTCCAGAGGTGAAGAAAAAGATCCAGCATGTGACATGGCCCTGA
- the fhl2a gene encoding four and a half LIM domains protein 2a, with product MTERYDCHYCKESLFGKKYVLREENPYCVKCYESLYSNTCEECKKPIGCNTRDLSYKDRHWHEECFMCFQCKRSLVDKPFSTKDEKLLCTECYSNEYSSKCHECKKTIMPGSRKMEHKGNSWHETCFTCQRCQQPIGTKSFIPKDNHNFCVPCYEKQFAMQCVHCKKPITTGGVTYRDQPWHKDCFLCTSCKQQLSGQRFTSRDDFAYCLNCFCNLYAKKCASCTTPISGLGGSKYISFEERQWHNDCFNCKKCSVSLVGRGFLTERDDILCPECGKDI from the exons atgaccgAGCGCTACGACTGCCACTACTGCAAGGAGTCCCTATTTGGGAAGAAGTATGTTTTGAGAGAAGAGAATCCCTACTGTGTGAAATGTTACGAGAGCCTGTACTCCAACACCTGTGAGGAGTGCAAGAAGCCCATTGGCTGCAACACCAGG GATCTGTCATACAAGGACCGTCACTGGCATGAGGAGTGTTTCATGTGCTTCCAGTGCAAGCGCTCGCTGGTGGACAAGCCCTTTTCCACCAAGGATGAAAAGCTCCTCTGCACTGAGTGCTACTCCAATGAGTATTCCTCCAAGTGCCACGAGTGCAAGAAAACCATCATGCCAG GCTCCAGGAAGATGGAGCACAAGGGTAACAGCTGGCATGAGACCTGTTTCACCTGCCAGAGATGCCAGCAGCCCATTGGCACCAAGAGCTTCATCCCCAAGGACAACCATAACTTCTGTGTGCCCTGCTATGAGAAGCAGTTTGCCATGCAGTGTGTGCACTGCAAGAAG cccaTCACCACTGGTGGGGTGACCTACCGTGACCAGCCCTGGCACAAGGACTGCTTCCTGTGCACCAGCTGCAAGCAGCAGCTGTCTGGCCAGAGGTTTACCTCTAGAGATGACTTTGCCTATTGTCTCAACTGCTTTTGCAACCTTTATGCCAAGAAGTGTGCCTCCTGCACCACCCCCATCAGTG GCCTTGGAGGCAGCAAGTACATTTCCTTTGAGGAGCGCCAGTGGCACAATGACTGCTTCAACTGTAAGAAGTGCTCCGTGTCCCTGGTTGGCCGTGGCTTCCTCACCGAACGTGATGATATCCTGTGCCCAGAGTGCGGCAAGGACATCTAA